One window from the genome of Thioflexithrix psekupsensis encodes:
- a CDS encoding ATP-binding sensor histidine kinase — protein MLQLSGYDVIECIYQSDKTCVYRALRHADQQPVILKQLREKYPSSLEISRFQHAYQLAHQLGLKAVIYAEALITLDAQWIMILEDIGGMSLKEHINKNLFSLSENLTLALQLTEAIATLHEANVIHKNINSQNIIYNRDTGIIKLTDLAIASLLPREAPSLKNSQSLEGTLAYLSPEQTGRINLSLDYRTDFYSLGVTLFELFTGQLPFNHQDPLELIHSHIARQAPNPCYVNAQLPSTIGAIIIKLLAKSPDHRYQSTWGLHADLLRCQQEWQKQRYINEFKLGKKDISDKFKLPNKLYERQWAINMILKAIDRIQHHERNELILITGYEGIGKTSLVKTVFNQVIGLKSGFYISGRFDSFHHSIPYYGLIDAVKELVQQLLTLNDQQLTQLRQRLLAALGKNISVILNLVPELTLILGELSDNETAPDLTGQEAFNRFQWVWIKTLQVFAQAEQPLILFLDDLQLADSASLSLLTALLTQVNYLLVITAYRDYEITAPQSLTQTLTALRESSITINTISLQPLSKNQVCQYIADILHCNPHQVDELAELILNKTYGNPFFIAQFLKSLHAEKLITFDPIQRHWEWDIERIYAQDMTDNVVALLTQDIQKLDQETQFILQLSACIGYQFELTILADVSQLSIKEIAKLLAEPISRQLILPLEFNHLSSLDGIHSASLEGSLTHLYRFSHERIQQAAYHLLPIHQRREIHQKIGELWLQQTPQPEQSPRLFDIVNQLNAGELKNYSQDYLDQLARFNLAAGRRALMSAAYESASRYLNLGLGLLGSQAWQRCYSLVLELHIVAAETFCLRGDFANTIELTETILKHTDCLLDQVRAYEVKIQMYKAQNNLQQAVNLGLSVLAKLGIRFKKNPRKLSQLFEIALTRLALMGRPIDELAHLPPMLDLEKQAAMRLLLSISPPIYAVSPNLLPLITCKRVRLSIAYGNAPESIPAYASYGYLLCEQQQVESGYRFGQLALKLQAQQPYAILKSRVLQIVYGVIAHYKQSLHDTLLPLKEAQQSGLDTGNFEYAMVSSSTWMMHAFFAGYELNQLEQEIKSEINLQIQLKQHTHLHVNRLYLQTVSNLLNRENHTCEALIHLEGQYYQEKQLLIEHEKAGARGLIFQVYLQKLVLSCFLHHKGEALNNAAQAETHLNAVIGSVLIPTFYFYDSLSQLLTALTLSPKEQKPYLAKVIKNQKKLLPYSQQAPMNYQHKYTLIRALYAQSAGEYATAREYYDQAIQQALAHEFIHEAALAQELAGQFYLQRQLFRLAQHYLSDAFQHYNRWGAYAKLKQIETHYGRFLKNCLSFHSVNSLDGTLQNSTADLELASVLKAAQVFSSEIVLERLLTKMMLITLENAGAQRGFLLLNRHGQWCVQAETDSEQNQVKILPALPLKDYPFLAAGIVYYVARTRQTLVLNDAANNPRFANDPYLLEKKPKSVLCTPLLNQGKLTGLLYLENNLAMGIFTPNRLTLLNLLSTQMAIAIDNARLYAELEEKVLERTEALDIKNQQLMDLNQEKNEFLAIVAHDLKNPLSGIQGLVEAIELEFDQLKKEEILEMLATVQHSAQQMFELINNLLNVHRIESGNMTFDFKIFNLLPLAHHLIRTYEARANHKSITLRLLANESGYPVYADEKIVYQILDNLLSNAIKYSPYHTQVTLYLQSQADYLKCVIEDQGQGFTAADKQQLFGKFTRLSAQPTGEESATGLGLFIVKKLVHLLNGTVECESELGKGARFIVLLPSLSCVQR, from the coding sequence ATGTTACAGCTTTCTGGTTATGACGTGATTGAATGTATTTATCAAAGCGATAAGACTTGTGTTTATCGTGCCTTGCGTCATGCCGATCAACAGCCTGTTATTTTGAAACAATTACGGGAAAAATATCCCAGTTCTTTAGAAATTTCTCGTTTTCAACACGCTTACCAATTAGCGCATCAGTTGGGTTTAAAAGCGGTGATTTATGCCGAGGCATTAATCACTTTAGATGCGCAATGGATAATGATTTTAGAAGACATTGGTGGGATGTCTTTAAAAGAACATATTAATAAAAATTTATTCAGTTTAAGCGAAAATTTAACCCTCGCATTGCAACTCACAGAGGCCATTGCAACGCTGCACGAAGCCAATGTGATTCATAAAAACATTAACAGTCAAAATATTATTTACAATCGAGACACAGGAATAATAAAGCTAACCGATTTAGCCATAGCCAGCTTATTACCGCGAGAAGCTCCCAGTTTAAAAAACAGCCAATCTTTAGAAGGCACATTAGCCTATTTATCGCCAGAACAAACGGGACGCATTAATTTATCTTTAGATTATCGTACTGATTTTTATTCTTTAGGAGTGACTTTATTTGAATTATTTACAGGGCAATTGCCTTTTAATCACCAAGACCCTTTAGAATTAATTCACAGCCATATTGCGCGTCAAGCTCCAAATCCCTGCTATGTTAATGCTCAATTACCATCAACTATTGGCGCAATTATTATAAAATTATTAGCCAAATCTCCTGATCATCGTTATCAAAGCACTTGGGGATTGCACGCCGATTTATTACGCTGTCAGCAAGAATGGCAAAAACAACGTTATATTAATGAATTTAAATTAGGAAAAAAAGACATTTCTGATAAGTTCAAATTACCGAATAAATTATATGAACGGCAATGGGCAATTAATATGATTTTAAAAGCCATTGACCGCATTCAACATCATGAGCGCAATGAATTAATTTTAATTACAGGTTATGAAGGTATTGGCAAAACATCATTGGTTAAAACGGTTTTTAATCAGGTTATTGGGCTTAAATCAGGTTTTTACATTAGTGGTCGCTTTGATAGTTTTCATCACAGCATTCCTTACTATGGTTTAATTGATGCGGTTAAAGAATTAGTGCAACAATTGCTGACGCTTAATGATCAACAATTAACTCAATTACGGCAACGTTTATTGGCTGCATTGGGAAAAAATATCAGTGTGATTTTAAATCTCGTGCCAGAATTGACATTAATCCTAGGAGAATTAAGTGATAATGAAACTGCACCCGATTTAACGGGGCAAGAGGCTTTTAATCGTTTTCAATGGGTATGGATTAAAACATTACAAGTGTTTGCTCAAGCAGAACAGCCATTAATTTTATTCCTCGACGATCTGCAATTAGCGGACAGTGCCAGTTTATCTTTATTGACCGCATTATTGACTCAGGTGAATTATTTATTAGTGATTACTGCTTATCGAGATTATGAGATTACTGCACCGCAATCTTTAACGCAAACTTTAACCGCTTTGCGGGAATCTTCTATTACGATCAATACCATTTCTTTACAGCCATTATCCAAAAACCAAGTGTGTCAATATATTGCAGATATTTTACATTGCAATCCACATCAAGTGGATGAATTGGCAGAATTGATTTTAAATAAAACTTATGGCAATCCTTTTTTTATTGCACAATTCTTAAAAAGTCTACATGCAGAGAAATTAATTACTTTCGATCCCATACAGCGTCATTGGGAATGGGATATTGAGCGCATTTACGCCCAAGATATGACCGATAATGTGGTGGCTTTATTAACGCAAGATATTCAAAAATTAGATCAAGAAACCCAATTTATTTTACAATTATCGGCTTGTATTGGCTATCAATTTGAATTAACCATATTAGCGGACGTGTCTCAATTAAGCATTAAAGAGATTGCTAAGTTACTGGCAGAGCCAATTTCAAGACAATTAATTTTACCTTTAGAATTTAATCACCTGTCCAGTTTAGATGGAATTCACTCAGCTTCATTAGAAGGTTCATTAACACATCTTTATCGTTTTTCTCACGAACGCATTCAACAAGCGGCTTACCATTTATTACCAATTCATCAACGGCGAGAAATTCATCAAAAAATTGGTGAATTATGGCTACAACAAACCCCACAACCCGAACAATCTCCGCGTTTATTTGATATTGTCAATCAACTGAATGCGGGAGAATTAAAAAATTATTCTCAAGATTATTTAGACCAATTAGCGCGTTTTAATTTAGCCGCAGGGCGACGCGCTTTAATGTCAGCGGCTTATGAATCGGCATCGCGTTATTTAAATTTAGGTTTAGGTTTATTGGGTTCTCAAGCGTGGCAGCGGTGTTATTCGCTCGTGTTGGAATTGCATATTGTGGCGGCTGAAACGTTTTGTTTAAGGGGCGATTTTGCAAATACCATAGAATTAACCGAAACGATTTTAAAACATACCGATTGTTTATTAGATCAAGTACGGGCTTATGAAGTTAAAATTCAAATGTATAAAGCCCAAAATAATTTACAGCAAGCCGTTAATTTAGGTTTGTCGGTATTGGCTAAATTAGGTATTCGTTTTAAGAAAAATCCTAGAAAATTATCACAATTATTTGAAATTGCTTTAACCCGTTTGGCTTTAATGGGACGGCCGATTGATGAATTAGCCCATTTACCGCCCATGCTGGATTTAGAAAAACAAGCGGCCATGCGTTTATTACTCAGCATTAGTCCACCGATTTATGCGGTTTCACCTAATCTATTACCCTTAATTACGTGTAAACGGGTGCGTTTATCCATTGCTTACGGCAATGCGCCAGAATCGATTCCTGCTTATGCCAGTTACGGTTATTTATTATGTGAACAACAACAGGTTGAATCAGGTTATCGTTTCGGTCAATTAGCCCTTAAATTACAAGCCCAACAACCTTATGCCATTTTAAAATCCAGAGTGTTGCAGATTGTCTATGGCGTTATTGCGCATTATAAACAATCTTTACATGATACTTTATTGCCATTAAAAGAAGCCCAACAAAGTGGTTTAGATACGGGTAATTTTGAATATGCGATGGTATCTTCAAGTACATGGATGATGCACGCTTTTTTTGCGGGCTATGAATTGAATCAATTAGAACAAGAAATTAAAAGCGAAATTAATCTGCAAATACAGTTAAAACAACACACCCACTTACACGTTAATCGTTTATATTTACAAACGGTATCTAACTTGCTCAATAGAGAGAATCATACTTGTGAGGCGTTGATTCATTTAGAAGGTCAATATTATCAAGAAAAGCAATTATTAATTGAGCATGAAAAAGCAGGCGCACGTGGGTTAATATTTCAAGTTTATTTGCAAAAATTAGTTTTATCTTGTTTTCTGCATCATAAAGGGGAAGCCTTAAATAATGCCGCACAAGCAGAAACGCATTTAAATGCGGTTATTGGTTCGGTATTAATTCCCACTTTTTATTTTTACGATTCGCTGAGTCAATTACTGACTGCATTAACCCTGTCGCCTAAAGAACAAAAGCCTTATTTAGCTAAAGTCATTAAAAATCAAAAAAAACTACTGCCTTATAGCCAGCAAGCCCCCATGAATTATCAACATAAATACACTCTCATTCGCGCATTATACGCGCAAAGCGCGGGCGAATATGCCACTGCACGGGAATATTATGATCAGGCGATTCAACAGGCTTTGGCGCATGAATTTATTCACGAAGCCGCATTAGCACAAGAATTGGCGGGGCAGTTTTATTTACAACGACAATTATTTCGTTTGGCGCAACATTATTTAAGCGACGCATTTCAACATTATAATCGCTGGGGAGCTTATGCCAAATTAAAACAAATTGAAACTCATTATGGGCGTTTTTTAAAAAATTGCTTATCTTTTCATTCCGTGAATAGTTTAGATGGAACTTTACAGAACAGTACTGCGGATTTGGAATTAGCCAGCGTATTAAAAGCGGCACAAGTTTTTAGCAGTGAAATTGTGTTAGAGCGTTTATTAACTAAAATGATGTTAATTACGCTGGAGAATGCAGGCGCACAACGGGGGTTTTTATTATTAAATCGTCATGGTCAATGGTGTGTGCAAGCAGAAACAGATTCAGAACAAAATCAAGTGAAAATTTTGCCCGCATTGCCATTAAAAGATTATCCTTTTTTAGCGGCGGGCATTGTTTATTACGTGGCGAGAACGCGGCAAACTTTAGTGTTAAATGATGCCGCGAATAATCCACGTTTTGCCAATGATCCTTATTTATTAGAAAAAAAACCAAAATCTGTTTTATGTACGCCTTTATTAAATCAAGGAAAATTGACGGGGTTACTTTATTTAGAAAATAATTTAGCAATGGGCATTTTTACCCCCAATCGTTTAACTTTACTCAATTTATTATCCACTCAAATGGCCATTGCCATTGATAATGCGCGTTTATATGCCGAATTAGAAGAGAAAGTATTAGAGCGCACTGAAGCGTTAGATATTAAGAATCAACAATTGATGGATTTAAATCAGGAGAAAAACGAATTTTTAGCCATTGTGGCGCATGATTTAAAAAATCCATTGTCAGGTATTCAAGGCTTGGTGGAAGCGATTGAATTAGAATTTGATCAGCTCAAAAAAGAGGAAATTTTAGAAATGTTGGCGACTGTTCAACACAGCGCACAACAAATGTTTGAACTAATTAATAACCTGCTCAATGTGCATCGTATTGAATCAGGAAATATGACTTTTGATTTTAAAATTTTTAATCTGCTGCCTTTAGCCCATCATTTAATACGCACTTATGAAGCTCGCGCTAATCATAAATCTATTACATTACGCTTATTAGCGAATGAATCAGGCTATCCTGTTTATGCGGATGAAAAAATAGTCTATCAGATTTTAGATAATTTATTATCGAATGCGATTAAATATTCTCCTTATCACACTCAAGTCACTCTTTATTTGCAATCTCAAGCAGATTATTTAAAATGTGTGATTGAAGATCAAGGACAAGGTTTTACGGCTGCCGATAAGCAACAATTATTCGGTAAATTCACTCGACTTAGCGCACAACCTACGGGAGAAGAAAGTGCCACTGGTTTGGGTTTATTTATTGTAAAAAAATTAGTCCATTTATTAAATGGCACTGTCGAATGTGAATCTGAATTAGGAAAAGGAGCGCGTTTTATTGTTTTATTACCCTCGCTTAGTTGTGTGCAGCGTTGA
- a CDS encoding YggT family protein has product MNPIINALIFLINAGFGLYILLLVLRFLLVFSQDSMRSPPALLVIKLTRIPLVYLYSFIPRVKNIDLATLLLIFLSEFIKLLLTFWLYGQKLSLLGLIFLSVINIIYFFIYFYIFSIIIQAILSFIAPDDGYRQNPISEFLHRLNRPLLNPIRNIVKPLNGFDFSPLIAVLTLQLLVILAVDPLALLFRSLM; this is encoded by the coding sequence ATGAATCCAATCATTAATGCGTTGATTTTTTTAATTAATGCGGGATTTGGTTTATATATCCTGTTGTTGGTGTTGCGATTTTTACTGGTATTCAGCCAGGATTCTATGCGCAGTCCACCCGCATTATTGGTGATAAAATTAACGCGAATTCCTTTAGTTTATTTATATTCGTTTATTCCTAGAGTTAAGAATATTGATCTTGCTACCTTGTTGTTAATATTCCTGTCAGAATTTATTAAATTACTGCTGACATTTTGGTTGTATGGGCAAAAGTTAAGTTTATTGGGTTTAATCTTTTTGTCTGTCATTAATATTATCTACTTCTTTATTTATTTTTATATATTTTCGATTATTATTCAGGCGATTTTAAGTTTTATTGCGCCTGATGATGGTTATCGTCAAAATCCGATCAGCGAATTTTTGCATCGCTTAAATCGTCCGTTATTAAATCCCATACGCAATATAGTTAAGCCTTTGAATGGGTTTGATTTTTCTCCTCTGATTGCTGTTCTAACTTTGCAATTATTGGTGATTTTAGCGGTTGATCCGTTGGCTTTATTATTTAGATCGTTGATGTAA
- the proC gene encoding pyrroline-5-carboxylate reductase encodes MDYKNITFIGGGNMASSLIGGLLATGTPARSLQVIDTESNPLAAQFPINCHTDYTHALRSEVVVLAVKPQQMANAIKHLTESLPINETHTCPLIISVAAGIRLDSLTQWLGIANAPLVRVMPNTPSLVGSGAAALFANVHTSAEQRATAEAILRAVGLTVWLDSEAQMDAVTALSGSGPAYFFLFMELLEQVGVDLGLSQETARLLTLQTAFGAAKMALESADNAATLRARVTSPGGTTEQAIAVLQQGGLSALLHQALHAAQQRSITLAEQLGEKQ; translated from the coding sequence ATGGATTATAAAAATATTACTTTTATTGGTGGCGGCAATATGGCCAGTAGTCTCATTGGTGGATTATTGGCGACGGGAACGCCTGCACGTTCGTTGCAAGTGATTGATACAGAAAGCAATCCGCTGGCAGCCCAATTTCCCATCAATTGCCATACCGATTACACCCATGCTCTGCGCAGCGAGGTGGTGGTATTGGCGGTAAAACCACAGCAAATGGCGAACGCCATCAAACACTTAACTGAATCATTACCCATCAATGAAACACACACTTGCCCTTTGATCATCAGTGTGGCCGCAGGGATTCGCTTGGATTCGCTGACGCAATGGTTAGGTATTGCAAATGCGCCTTTAGTGCGGGTTATGCCAAATACACCATCATTGGTAGGCAGTGGTGCGGCGGCGTTGTTTGCCAATGTTCACACCAGCGCGGAGCAGCGCGCTACGGCGGAGGCCATTTTACGTGCGGTCGGTTTAACCGTGTGGTTGGATTCGGAGGCGCAAATGGATGCGGTGACGGCGTTATCTGGCAGTGGGCCTGCGTATTTTTTCCTGTTCATGGAATTGTTAGAACAGGTCGGGGTCGATTTGGGCTTATCGCAAGAGACGGCGCGTCTGTTGACGCTACAAACGGCATTTGGCGCAGCTAAAATGGCATTGGAAAGCGCGGATAATGCAGCCACTTTGCGGGCGCGAGTGACTTCTCCCGGTGGCACGACAGAACAAGCGATTGCGGTTTTACAACAAGGTGGATTAAGTGCCTTATTACACCAAGCCTTACACGCCGCACAACAGCGTTCTATCACGCTGGCTGAACAACTCGGAGAAAAGCAATGA
- a CDS encoding alpha/beta fold hydrolase, producing the protein MTPLHHHQLYLNHIRLHYVSAGQGDPLILLHGWPQTWYSWRELIPLLARKYRVIAPDLRGIGDSDKPLTGYDKQTLASDIYALTKHLQLDQPVLVGHDFGAVVAYAYAAQYPHEVRGLVVLETLLPGLELARPLDFKTPADWWHLNFLCIPDLPELLLHGREQAYFTWLFRRYAYNPEAIPPAAINEYVTRYTAPGALRAGLMYFRTLFAEMQRQPLPEKQARLIMPVLALGGEFGLGDHTFHAMRQVAENVHGGTIAKCGHWMCEEQPHVLFEHLEHFVTRVFASW; encoded by the coding sequence ATGACTCCTTTACATCATCACCAACTGTATTTAAATCACATTCGTTTACATTACGTGAGTGCGGGACAAGGCGATCCTTTGATCCTATTACATGGCTGGCCGCAAACGTGGTACAGTTGGCGCGAGTTAATTCCCCTTTTAGCCCGCAAATACCGGGTGATTGCGCCTGATTTGCGTGGCATTGGTGATTCCGATAAACCGCTAACAGGCTATGATAAACAAACACTTGCCAGTGATATTTACGCACTCACCAAACATTTACAACTGGATCAACCCGTATTAGTTGGCCATGATTTTGGTGCAGTGGTTGCTTATGCGTATGCGGCACAATATCCACATGAAGTACGTGGTTTGGTGGTATTAGAAACGTTGTTACCGGGTTTGGAATTGGCGCGCCCGTTGGATTTTAAAACGCCGGCGGATTGGTGGCATTTAAATTTTTTATGTATTCCTGATTTACCGGAATTGCTGTTGCATGGGCGAGAACAAGCGTATTTTACTTGGTTATTTCGTCGTTATGCTTATAATCCGGAGGCAATTCCTCCAGCAGCGATCAATGAATACGTGACTCGCTATACGGCACCGGGGGCTTTGCGTGCCGGTTTGATGTATTTTCGCACTTTATTTGCGGAAATGCAGCGTCAGCCCTTGCCAGAAAAACAAGCCCGTTTAATCATGCCGGTGCTGGCATTGGGGGGAGAATTTGGTTTAGGCGATCATACGTTCCATGCCATGCGACAAGTGGCAGAAAACGTTCACGGCGGCACGATTGCCAAATGTGGACATTGGATGTGTGAAGAGCAACCTCATGTTTTATTTGAACATTTAGAACATTTTGTGACGCGAGTTTTTGCCAGTTGGTAA
- a CDS encoding universal stress protein, producing the protein MLPQLKRILYATDLGENTRSVFRYAISLAQCYGAQISMLHTLEPLGTTGAALLEAYLPRETAEKLHQNALEEVREKMQQRLAAFCLEELNMSWEESHLIADIAVLDGHSAQTIVNYSRQINADLIVMGTHSYSVVTEFLIGSTARKVTQLSTIPVLIVPLPEKTPL; encoded by the coding sequence ATGTTGCCACAATTGAAACGAATTTTATATGCCACTGATTTGGGTGAAAATACTCGTTCAGTGTTTCGTTATGCGATCAGTTTAGCGCAATGTTATGGGGCGCAGATCAGTATGCTGCACACCTTAGAGCCTTTGGGAACAACAGGCGCGGCTTTATTGGAGGCTTATTTACCCCGCGAAACGGCGGAAAAACTGCACCAAAATGCGTTGGAAGAAGTGCGGGAAAAAATGCAACAACGTTTAGCGGCATTTTGTTTAGAAGAATTGAACATGTCATGGGAAGAGAGCCATCTGATTGCGGATATTGCCGTATTAGATGGACACAGTGCGCAAACCATTGTCAACTATAGCCGTCAAATTAATGCGGATTTAATTGTCATGGGAACACACAGTTATTCGGTGGTGACTGAGTTTTTAATTGGTTCTACAGCGCGTAAAGTGACCCAATTATCGACTATTCCCGTATTAATTGTGCCGTTGCCCGAAAAAACGCCGTTGTAG
- a CDS encoding TAXI family TRAP transporter solute-binding subunit, whose product MIHLKKWWLGFTVLSALSLTAFSNAAEIDKTGWPKSVKVGTASQGGTYFIYGAGWAGLMQETLGVNSSAEVTGGPTQNMALVQTGDLQLAMVTMGPAYDSWVGESELAPGVEMKDVRALFPMYKTPFQAIALKSSGIARVEDLAGKKVGFGPRGGTAGGNIPRWLKTLGIEVQEQYGGASDLAGQLQDGLLDAFFFAAGVPISAFSQVEAQTPVNLFSFSDEQITKLLAEYPSISPFVIPGGTYQSYPDDQNTVAMWNFTVAHKDLPESFIYEVMKLVLDDNNRMIQVHKAAEETKAENWESNTFMYFHPGAVKYYREKGFDIPSNLIPPEVKG is encoded by the coding sequence ATGATTCATCTCAAAAAATGGTGGCTGGGTTTCACCGTCTTGAGTGCATTGAGTTTGACCGCGTTTAGCAATGCGGCTGAAATCGACAAAACGGGCTGGCCAAAATCAGTCAAAGTCGGCACCGCCTCACAAGGCGGCACTTACTTTATTTACGGCGCAGGCTGGGCTGGTTTGATGCAAGAAACGCTCGGAGTCAACAGCAGCGCAGAAGTCACCGGCGGTCCTACTCAAAATATGGCCTTGGTTCAAACGGGTGATTTACAATTGGCGATGGTCACGATGGGGCCTGCTTATGATTCGTGGGTGGGCGAGAGCGAATTGGCACCGGGGGTGGAGATGAAAGATGTCCGCGCCTTATTTCCCATGTATAAAACGCCTTTCCAAGCGATTGCTTTAAAAAGTTCTGGTATTGCACGAGTAGAAGATTTAGCCGGTAAAAAAGTCGGCTTTGGCCCGCGGGGGGGAACGGCTGGCGGTAATATTCCACGCTGGTTGAAAACTTTGGGTATCGAAGTACAAGAACAATACGGTGGTGCCAGCGATTTAGCGGGACAATTGCAAGATGGTTTGTTAGATGCGTTTTTCTTTGCCGCGGGCGTGCCGATTTCTGCGTTTAGCCAAGTGGAAGCACAAACGCCGGTGAATTTATTTTCGTTCAGTGATGAACAAATCACCAAATTGTTAGCGGAATATCCGTCAATTAGTCCTTTTGTGATTCCCGGTGGCACGTATCAATCTTATCCCGACGATCAAAATACAGTAGCCATGTGGAATTTCACTGTCGCACACAAAGATTTACCCGAATCGTTTATTTATGAAGTCATGAAACTGGTGTTAGACGACAATAATCGTATGATACAAGTGCATAAAGCGGCCGAAGAAACCAAAGCCGAAAATTGGGAAAGTAACACTTTTATGTACTTCCATCCGGGTGCTGTTAAATATTATCGGGAAAAAGGCTTTGATATTCCCTCAAACTTGATCCCACCTGAAGTCAAAGGATAA